From the genome of Spinacia oleracea cultivar Varoflay chromosome 2, BTI_SOV_V1, whole genome shotgun sequence, one region includes:
- the LOC110782167 gene encoding peptidyl-prolyl cis-trans isomerase FKBP43 has translation MAFWGVEIKPGKPFTLSPNQSCGRLRISQATLGMGSSNSRSYVQCNVGKKTPVMLCVLLPDKAEFLHLEAEFDEADEVTLSVIGPRSVYLSGYYVGSARPSLIGDDESESYGEDVGESDTEDFSVEDDYEEDSFIDDSDPEVFAPSPSTSDEIKKKKSGNRKGSRKRLKKTFILSDSEDDGAICQQNTTSDPICESEKEDQTAVSSLCANAKMGDQDLKRKRRVSENTTDDQESEVKKVKKKKRKNSKENEALNTSSVAENETDGKIKCNTKTISGGLIIKELEAGKEDGKVASSGKKVTIHYTGRLKKGSQIFDSTAGKKPLKFRLGEGCVMGGLDLGVEGMKVGGKRRLQIPPELGYGSEGTNLVPPNSWLTMDVELLRVRR, from the exons ATGGCTTTTTGGG GAGTTGAAATTAAACCAGGAAAGCCATTTACTCTTTCCCCTAATCAATCTTGTGGAAGACTCCGAATAAGCCAG GCTACACTAGGGATGGGGTCTTCTAACAGTAGGAGTTATGTTCAGTGCAATGTGGGCAAGAAGACTCCTGTTATGTTGTGCGTTTTACTGCCTGATAAAGCCGAGTTCCTTCATTTGGAAGCCGAGTTTGATGAAGCAGATGAAGTCACTTTATCTGTTATCGGTCCGCGTAGTGTCTACCTTAGCGGATACTATGTAGGCAGTGCTCGACCGAGTTTGATTGGAGATGATGAGTC TGAATCATACGGTGAAGATGTTGGAGAGTCCGACACGGAAGATTTTAGTGTTGAAGATGACTATGAAGAGGATAGCTTCATTGATGATAGTGATCCAGAAGTGTTTGCTCCGTCACCTTCGACTAGCGATGAAA TTAAAAAGAAGAAATCTGGCAACAGAAAAGGCAGTCGCAAGCGCCTTAAGAAGACATTTATATTGAGTGACTCTGAAGATGATGGAGCTATTTGTCAACAGAACACAACCAGTGATCCCATTTGTGAAAGTGAGAAAGAAGATCAGACTGCTGTCTCTTCACTGTGTGCAAATGCTAAAATGGGTGATCAAGATTTAAAAAG AAAGAGGCGTGTTTCTGAAAATACAACTGATGATCAGGAATCTGAAGTAAAAAAGgttaagaagaagaaaagaaagaatagTAAAGAGAATGAAGCCTTAAACACTTCAAGTGTAGCAGAGAATGAGACTGATGGGAAAATAAAATGCAATACAAAGACAATTTCAGGTGGCTTGATTATTAAGGAGCTAGAGGCTGGTAAAGAAGATGGAAAAGTAGCATCCTCGGGAAAGAAG GTCACTATTCATTATACTGGTAGACTGAAAAAAGGGAGCCAGATTTTTGACTCAACTGCTGGAAAAAAACCTCTGAAATTTCGCCTTG GGGAAGGTTGTGTTATGGGTGGACTTGATCTTGGAGTAGAGG GTATGAAAGTTGGTGGTAAAAGAAGGCTTCAAATACCGCCGGAATTGGG ATACGGAAGTGAGGGCACGAATCTCGTACCCCCAAACTCATGGTTAACAATGGATGTTGAGTTGCTTCGAGTTCGCAGATAA
- the LOC130468088 gene encoding uncharacterized protein isoform X1 has protein sequence MLGDEALSNLGICCPNIEHLEFDDCAFWFETLELSKFPKLKKASFNGGPQHSRLRNVNNTGTNQLESFHLCIFNTEWVINPDNTCSSNIKNLELYCSVNVPSLFEDLTTTFPLIEKASINGLDRMKASNYHLKSLDLSIVNSLKKIYVDCPNLNDFSYSGLVLEELYIDCPKLIYFRYSGCKKIPTFIYLNVPTTIQRIHFNFNVWSGINSSWFISLNKFVEMIGVHQHVYLHLDVCRLELAEFILDEFEATQIFQNNVHLDLRIIYSCNIQNPVALVDGLIWSIHPSTLSIEGGCYEFIKDLCGKLGIKKSEDESCCEQQESCSKYWWHNIKDFEVKHQDKDMKEKLISLPELYQDYPDYIPRNKSCFKFQWRSCINLIQNSLILH, from the exons ATGCTGGGTGATGAAGCATTGAGTAACTTAGGTATTTGTTGTCCAAATATTGAACATCTAGAGTTTGATGATTGCGCGTTTTGGTTTGAAACCCTTGAACTTTCGAAATTTCCTAAGCTAAAGAAGGCTTCTTTTAATGGTGGACCACAACATAGCAGGCTTCGTAATGTTAACAATACAGGAACTAACCAGCTTGAGAGTTTTCATCTTTGTATTTTTAATACGGAATGGGTGATCAATCCAGATAATACTTGTAGTAGTAATATCAAAAATCTCGAACTTTATTGCTCCGTTAACGTGCCTAGTCTGTTTGAAGACCTTACAACGACATTTCCACTCATTGAGAAAGCAAGTATTAATGGTTTAGATAGGATGAAAGCCTCTAATTATCATTTGAAGAGTTTAGATTTATCAATCGTTAATTCACTTAAGAAGATTTATGTAGATTGTCCAAATTTGAATGATTTCAGTTATTCAGGTTTGGTGTTGGAGGAGCTTTATATCGACTGTCCAAAACTAATTTACTTCCGCTATAGTGGGTGTAAGAAGATTCCAACGTTTATTTATCTTAACGTACCAACTACTATACAGAGGATACACTTTAATTTTAACGTGTGGTCTGGTATTAACTCGTCGTGGTTCATCAGCTTAAACAAGTTTGTAGAGATGATAGGAGTACACCAACATGTTTACCTACATCTTGATGTTTGTCGTTTGGAGTTG GCTGAATTTATTCTGGATGAATTTGAAGCAACTCAGATTTTCCAAAATAATGTTCACCTAGATCTGCGGATAATATACAGTTGTAACATACAAAATCCAGTTGCTCTTGTAGATGGCTTGATTTGGAGTATCCATCCGAGTACGTTGAGTATTGAGGGTGGTTGTTATGAATTTATCAAG GACTTGTGTGGAAAACTAGGTATTAAAAAAAGTGAAGATGAATCATGTTGTGAGCAGCAAGAGTCATGCAGTAAATATTGGTGGCATAATATCAAAGACTTTGAAGTTAAGCACCAAGATAAAGACATGAAGGAGAAGTTGATATCTTTGCCTGAGCTGTACCAAGACTACCCAGATTACATACCTAGAAACAAGTCTTGTTTCAAATTTCAGTGGCGCTCTTGTATCAACTTGATTCAAAATTCCTTGATCCTACACTAA
- the LOC110782166 gene encoding E3 ubiquitin ligase BIG BROTHER-related, which yields MDENSKIVDGGAAKTSAQDSAATNSNPNSDVTTANSNSAADAGATVAVDGDGRSDGASLSRQSSRTPFTNLSQVDADLALARTLQEQERAYMMLSMNGGGGGVGFGRWETGIYIPDDDDDDFGDSHDHEYDEEDEDDDDDEENEEYIENYDEGEDAFDIQAHDDSGDDDEPNVELDPSAYPDDESYARALQDAEEREMAARLLAMAGITEREIVDVEEHEDHGDHGDHSQDTWEEVDPDELSYEELLALGDVVGTESRGLSADTIASLPSTNYKSQNNNETEADTCVICRLDYEDGDGLTTLPCKHLYHSDCINNWLKIKKACPVCSTEVSTSQNS from the exons aTGGATGAAAATTCAAAGATTGTCGATGGTGGCGCTGCTAAAACATCCGCCCAAGATTCCGCCGCAACAAACTCTAACCCTAATTCCGATGTCACTACTGCCAATTCAAACTCCGCTGCTGATGCTGGTGCTACCGTCGCCGTCGATGGCGACGGCAGATCGGATGGTGCTTCTCTCTCTCGGCAGTCTTCTAGAACTCCGTTCACCAACCTTAGTCAAGTCGATGCTGACCTCGCTCTTGCCCGCACTTTACAGGAGCAG GAAAGGGCATACATGATGCTAAGCATGAATGGGGGTGGCGGCGGTGTTGGTTTTGGAAGGTGGGAGACTGGAATATATATtcctgatgatgatgatgatgactttgGTGACTCCCATGATCATGAATatgatgaagaagatgaagacgaTGACGATGATGAGGAGAATGAAGAGTATATTGAAAATTATGATGAGGGTGAGGATGCGTTCGACATTCAGGCTCATGATGATTCTGGTGATGACGATGAACCTAATGTTGAACTTGATCCTAGTGCGTATCCTGATGATGAGTCATATGCGAGGGCCTTACAGGATGCTGAAGAGAGGGAAATGGCTGCTAGATTGTTAGCTATGGCTGGCATAACTGAAC GAGAAATAGTAGATGTGGAGGAGCATGAGGATCACGGGGATCATGGGGATCATTCTCAG GATACgtgggaggaggttgatcctgatgAACTTTCCTATGAG GAACTGCTTGCTCTGGGTGATGTAGTTGGTACAGAGAGTAGAGGATTATCAGCTGATACAATTGCATCGCTGCCCTCGACAAATTATAAATCTCAAAACAATAATGAAACCGAGGCTGATAC TTGCGTCATTTGCCGGTTAGACTATGAGGATGGTGATGGATTGACCACACTTCCTTGCAAGCATCTCTACCATTCagattgcataaataattggttgAAAATTAAAAAG GCTTGTCCTGTTTGCAGCACAGAGGTTTCAACGTCTCAAAATAGCTAA
- the LOC110782165 gene encoding putative pentatricopeptide repeat-containing protein At5g08310, mitochondrial isoform X2, with amino-acid sequence MRRHYNPRSSVVVAAAIRAFATNQFALQKSMEFINSYTSTQLFHFSNAHFTTNSSSIPSFSRQISSKPYNANLSPDSIRVVDRLISIFTQNTFEANNQELSQLGCGLTREIVEAVLKGIRNWKVAYRFFTWAKTQKGYFHNCYTFNAMASILSGARRNAPMKSLYLELIDSRCFMTPGALGFFVRCLGSVGLMEEANVLFDHVRQMGLCVPNNYSYNCLLETIAKSSSCVQAEKRLDEMRSFGWIVDKYTMTPLLQVYCNSREFDKALVVFHQMLERGWVDSHVLSILVVSFSKWGEVDRAFELIEKMEDCNLRLNEKTFYVLIHGFVSNSKVDKALQLFDKMRGSGFCADIGVYDVLIGGLCKLKRPQRALHLFSGMKTSGIAPDIGILKKLLSSANEEEMMAQLLEENGDSLDNDTVKLLYNSVLEGLVHIGCIDRALELVRMMMEDKPQCDSRLDEALQLFGAMDEFGCQKDTLLFNNLIDALCNADRVIDSVHLLEEMKQLGIEPTHFTYNSIYGYFCRKGDVIGATSIVKEMCNYRHEPWIKNSTTLVKELCKHGRAVEASSFLAKMVEESLVPHLVPYSAAIDGFFKLQEVDRALELFHNIYSRGYRPDVVAYNILINGLCKANRMSEAENMVKEMLAQGLVPSTVTYNSLIDGWCKIGNIDQAMVCYSKMTVEDREPSVITYTTLIDGLCNAGQPDDALMLWNQMEVKACCPNRISFMALITGLSKNGMPDTALSYLHEMEKREMSADNFVYMALLDSFLLKKNHVLALDILKKIVEKKMFPNPLDKNYAVVRNAITKLCGDPSTSCNVKTLLAECGISEVP; translated from the exons ATGCGACGCCATTACAATCCTCGAAGCTCCGTCGTCGTCGCCGCCGCAATACGAGCATTCGCCACAAATCAATTTGCCCTCCAAAAATCAATGGAGTTCATCAATTCTTACACTTCAACTCAACTCTTCCACTTTTCTAATGCTCATTTCACCACAAATTCGTCTTCAATCCCATCATTCAGCAGACAAATTAGCTCCAAACCCTACAATGCTAATCTCTCTCCTGATTCCATAAGGGTAGTTGATAGGCTGATTTCAATTTTCACCCAGAACACTTTTGAGGCTAACAACCAAGAACTGAGTCAACTCGGTTGCGGACTCACCCGGGAAATCGTTGAGGCCGTGCTGAAAGGGATCAGGAATTGGAAAGTGGCATACAGGTTCTTCACATGGGCTAAAACCCAGAAAGGTTACTTTCATAATTGCTATACTTTTAATGCTATGGCTTCAATCCTATCAGGTGCTCGACGAAATGCTCCAATGAAAAGTTTATATTTGGAATTAATTGATTCTCGTTGTTTTATGACTCCTGGGGCATTGGGTTTTTTTGTTAGGTGTTTAGGGAGTGTGGGATTGATGGAAGAAGCTAATGTGTTGTTTGATCATGTTAGGCAAATGGGTCTTTGTGTTCCTAATAATTATAGCTATAATTGTTTGTTAGAGACTATAGCTAAATCGAGCTCATGTGTTCAAGCTGAGAAGAGGTTGGATGAAATGCGGAGTTTTGGGTGGATTGTTGATAAGTATACAATGACTCCACTTCTGCAGGTTTACTGCAATTCTAGGGAGTTTGACAAAGCTCTGGTTGTTTTCCACCAAATGCTTGAAAGGGGTTGGGTTGACTCTCATGTGTTGTCTATCTTAGTTGTGTCTTTCAGTAAGTGGGGAGAAGTGGATAGGGCGTTTGAGTTGATTGAGAAGATGGAAGATTGCAATTTGAGATTGAATGAGAAGACATTTTATGTATTAATACATGGGTTTGTATCTAATTCCAAAGTTGATAAGGCTCTTCAACTATTTGACAAAATGCGTGGATCAGGGTTTTGTGCTGATATTGGTGTCTATGATGTGCTGATTGGAGGTCTTTGTAAACTTAAAAGGCCTCAAAGAGCTCTGCATTTATTTTCAGGGATGAAAACTTCAGGGATTGCTCCTGATATTGGTATACTCAAGAAGCTTCTATCATCTGCCAATGAAGAAGAGATGATGGCGCAATTACTTGAGGAAAACGGAGATAGTCTTGATAATGATACGGTGAAATTGCTTTATAATTCTGTTTTGGAGGGCCTTGTTCACATTGGTTGCATTGATAGAGCTCTTGAGTTGGTGAGAATGATGATGGAGGACAAACCTCAGTGTGATAGCAG ATTGGACGAAGCACTACAGCTCTTtggagctatggatgaattcggCTGTCAAAAGGATACATTACTGTTCAATAATTTGATTGATGCTTTATGCAATGCTGATAGGGTAATTGACAGTGTTCACCTTTTGGAAGAGATGAAGCAGTTGGGGATTGAGCCAACCCATTTCACCTATAACTCCATATACGGGTATTTTTGTAGAAAAGGGGATGTCATCGGAGCTACAAGTATAGTGAAAGAGATGTGTAATTACCGGCACGAACCATGGATAAAGAATTCCACCACACTTGTCAAAGAGCTGTGTAAACATGGGAGAGCAGTGGAAGCTTCTAGTTTCCTTGCTAAAATGGTTGAAGAAAGTCTTGTTCCACATTTAGTTCCATATTCTGCTGCTATTGATGGGTTTTTCAAACTTCAGGAAGTTGACCGTGCTCTGGAGTtgtttcataatatatattccCGAGGTTACAGACCTGATGTAGTTGCTTATAACATTTTAATCAATGGCCTCTGTAAAGCTAATAGAATGTCAGAAGCTGAGAACATGGTGAAAGAGATGCTGGCTCAGGGGCTTGTCCCATCAACTGTAACCTATAACTCTCTTATTGATGGATGGTGCAAGATTGGTAATATAGATCAAGCTATGGTTTGCTATTCCAAAATGACTGTGGAAGACAGGGAACCTAGTGTCATAACCTATACGACATTGATAGATGGGTTATGCAATGCTGGGCAACCTGATGATGCGCTTATGCTTTGGAATCAAATGGAGGTAAAAGCGTGTTGCCCCAACAGAATTTCTTTCATGGCTTTAATCACTGGCCTCTCCAAGAATGGCATGCCAGATACGGCACTGTCTTATCTCCATGAAATGGAGAAAAGGGAAATGAGTGCTGACAATTTTGTTTACATGGCCTTGTTGGATTCGTTTTTGTTGAAAAAGAACCATGTCTTGGCTTTGGACATATTGAAAAAGattgttgaaaaaaaaatgtttccAAACCCATTAGACAAGAATTATGCAGTTGTAAGAAATGCAATTACCAAACTGTGTGGTGATCCTTCTACTTCTTGCAATGTTAAAACTCTCCTTGCTGAATGTGGCATCTCGGAAGTTCCTTGA
- the LOC110782165 gene encoding putative pentatricopeptide repeat-containing protein At5g08310, mitochondrial isoform X1, with protein MRRHYNPRSSVVVAAAIRAFATNQFALQKSMEFINSYTSTQLFHFSNAHFTTNSSSIPSFSRQISSKPYNANLSPDSIRVVDRLISIFTQNTFEANNQELSQLGCGLTREIVEAVLKGIRNWKVAYRFFTWAKTQKGYFHNCYTFNAMASILSGARRNAPMKSLYLELIDSRCFMTPGALGFFVRCLGSVGLMEEANVLFDHVRQMGLCVPNNYSYNCLLETIAKSSSCVQAEKRLDEMRSFGWIVDKYTMTPLLQVYCNSREFDKALVVFHQMLERGWVDSHVLSILVVSFSKWGEVDRAFELIEKMEDCNLRLNEKTFYVLIHGFVSNSKVDKALQLFDKMRGSGFCADIGVYDVLIGGLCKLKRPQRALHLFSGMKTSGIAPDIGILKKLLSSANEEEMMAQLLEENGDSLDNDTVKLLYNSVLEGLVHIGCIDRALELVRMMMEDKPQCDSRLEKFFKLKGINCLDSSTFSIVINVLCQNGRLDEALQLFGAMDEFGCQKDTLLFNNLIDALCNADRVIDSVHLLEEMKQLGIEPTHFTYNSIYGYFCRKGDVIGATSIVKEMCNYRHEPWIKNSTTLVKELCKHGRAVEASSFLAKMVEESLVPHLVPYSAAIDGFFKLQEVDRALELFHNIYSRGYRPDVVAYNILINGLCKANRMSEAENMVKEMLAQGLVPSTVTYNSLIDGWCKIGNIDQAMVCYSKMTVEDREPSVITYTTLIDGLCNAGQPDDALMLWNQMEVKACCPNRISFMALITGLSKNGMPDTALSYLHEMEKREMSADNFVYMALLDSFLLKKNHVLALDILKKIVEKKMFPNPLDKNYAVVRNAITKLCGDPSTSCNVKTLLAECGISEVP; from the coding sequence ATGCGACGCCATTACAATCCTCGAAGCTCCGTCGTCGTCGCCGCCGCAATACGAGCATTCGCCACAAATCAATTTGCCCTCCAAAAATCAATGGAGTTCATCAATTCTTACACTTCAACTCAACTCTTCCACTTTTCTAATGCTCATTTCACCACAAATTCGTCTTCAATCCCATCATTCAGCAGACAAATTAGCTCCAAACCCTACAATGCTAATCTCTCTCCTGATTCCATAAGGGTAGTTGATAGGCTGATTTCAATTTTCACCCAGAACACTTTTGAGGCTAACAACCAAGAACTGAGTCAACTCGGTTGCGGACTCACCCGGGAAATCGTTGAGGCCGTGCTGAAAGGGATCAGGAATTGGAAAGTGGCATACAGGTTCTTCACATGGGCTAAAACCCAGAAAGGTTACTTTCATAATTGCTATACTTTTAATGCTATGGCTTCAATCCTATCAGGTGCTCGACGAAATGCTCCAATGAAAAGTTTATATTTGGAATTAATTGATTCTCGTTGTTTTATGACTCCTGGGGCATTGGGTTTTTTTGTTAGGTGTTTAGGGAGTGTGGGATTGATGGAAGAAGCTAATGTGTTGTTTGATCATGTTAGGCAAATGGGTCTTTGTGTTCCTAATAATTATAGCTATAATTGTTTGTTAGAGACTATAGCTAAATCGAGCTCATGTGTTCAAGCTGAGAAGAGGTTGGATGAAATGCGGAGTTTTGGGTGGATTGTTGATAAGTATACAATGACTCCACTTCTGCAGGTTTACTGCAATTCTAGGGAGTTTGACAAAGCTCTGGTTGTTTTCCACCAAATGCTTGAAAGGGGTTGGGTTGACTCTCATGTGTTGTCTATCTTAGTTGTGTCTTTCAGTAAGTGGGGAGAAGTGGATAGGGCGTTTGAGTTGATTGAGAAGATGGAAGATTGCAATTTGAGATTGAATGAGAAGACATTTTATGTATTAATACATGGGTTTGTATCTAATTCCAAAGTTGATAAGGCTCTTCAACTATTTGACAAAATGCGTGGATCAGGGTTTTGTGCTGATATTGGTGTCTATGATGTGCTGATTGGAGGTCTTTGTAAACTTAAAAGGCCTCAAAGAGCTCTGCATTTATTTTCAGGGATGAAAACTTCAGGGATTGCTCCTGATATTGGTATACTCAAGAAGCTTCTATCATCTGCCAATGAAGAAGAGATGATGGCGCAATTACTTGAGGAAAACGGAGATAGTCTTGATAATGATACGGTGAAATTGCTTTATAATTCTGTTTTGGAGGGCCTTGTTCACATTGGTTGCATTGATAGAGCTCTTGAGTTGGTGAGAATGATGATGGAGGACAAACCTCAGTGTGATAGCAGGTTAGAGAAGTTTTTCAAGCTTAAAGGAATTAATTGCTTGGATTCATCTACTTTTAGTATTGTTATTAACGTTCTATGCCAAAACGGTAGATTGGACGAAGCACTACAGCTCTTtggagctatggatgaattcggCTGTCAAAAGGATACATTACTGTTCAATAATTTGATTGATGCTTTATGCAATGCTGATAGGGTAATTGACAGTGTTCACCTTTTGGAAGAGATGAAGCAGTTGGGGATTGAGCCAACCCATTTCACCTATAACTCCATATACGGGTATTTTTGTAGAAAAGGGGATGTCATCGGAGCTACAAGTATAGTGAAAGAGATGTGTAATTACCGGCACGAACCATGGATAAAGAATTCCACCACACTTGTCAAAGAGCTGTGTAAACATGGGAGAGCAGTGGAAGCTTCTAGTTTCCTTGCTAAAATGGTTGAAGAAAGTCTTGTTCCACATTTAGTTCCATATTCTGCTGCTATTGATGGGTTTTTCAAACTTCAGGAAGTTGACCGTGCTCTGGAGTtgtttcataatatatattccCGAGGTTACAGACCTGATGTAGTTGCTTATAACATTTTAATCAATGGCCTCTGTAAAGCTAATAGAATGTCAGAAGCTGAGAACATGGTGAAAGAGATGCTGGCTCAGGGGCTTGTCCCATCAACTGTAACCTATAACTCTCTTATTGATGGATGGTGCAAGATTGGTAATATAGATCAAGCTATGGTTTGCTATTCCAAAATGACTGTGGAAGACAGGGAACCTAGTGTCATAACCTATACGACATTGATAGATGGGTTATGCAATGCTGGGCAACCTGATGATGCGCTTATGCTTTGGAATCAAATGGAGGTAAAAGCGTGTTGCCCCAACAGAATTTCTTTCATGGCTTTAATCACTGGCCTCTCCAAGAATGGCATGCCAGATACGGCACTGTCTTATCTCCATGAAATGGAGAAAAGGGAAATGAGTGCTGACAATTTTGTTTACATGGCCTTGTTGGATTCGTTTTTGTTGAAAAAGAACCATGTCTTGGCTTTGGACATATTGAAAAAGattgttgaaaaaaaaatgtttccAAACCCATTAGACAAGAATTATGCAGTTGTAAGAAATGCAATTACCAAACTGTGTGGTGATCCTTCTACTTCTTGCAATGTTAAAACTCTCCTTGCTGAATGTGGCATCTCGGAAGTTCCTTGA
- the LOC130468088 gene encoding uncharacterized protein isoform X2 gives MLGDEALSNLGLVLEELYIDCPKLIYFRYSGCKKIPTFIYLNVPTTIQRIHFNFNVWSGINSSWFISLNKFVEMIGVHQHVYLHLDVCRLELAEFILDEFEATQIFQNNVHLDLRIIYSCNIQNPVALVDGLIWSIHPSTLSIEGGCYEFIKDLCGKLGIKKSEDESCCEQQESCSKYWWHNIKDFEVKHQDKDMKEKLISLPELYQDYPDYIPRNKSCFKFQWRSCINLIQNSLILH, from the exons ATGCTGGGTGATGAAGCATTGAGTAACTTAG GTTTGGTGTTGGAGGAGCTTTATATCGACTGTCCAAAACTAATTTACTTCCGCTATAGTGGGTGTAAGAAGATTCCAACGTTTATTTATCTTAACGTACCAACTACTATACAGAGGATACACTTTAATTTTAACGTGTGGTCTGGTATTAACTCGTCGTGGTTCATCAGCTTAAACAAGTTTGTAGAGATGATAGGAGTACACCAACATGTTTACCTACATCTTGATGTTTGTCGTTTGGAGTTG GCTGAATTTATTCTGGATGAATTTGAAGCAACTCAGATTTTCCAAAATAATGTTCACCTAGATCTGCGGATAATATACAGTTGTAACATACAAAATCCAGTTGCTCTTGTAGATGGCTTGATTTGGAGTATCCATCCGAGTACGTTGAGTATTGAGGGTGGTTGTTATGAATTTATCAAG GACTTGTGTGGAAAACTAGGTATTAAAAAAAGTGAAGATGAATCATGTTGTGAGCAGCAAGAGTCATGCAGTAAATATTGGTGGCATAATATCAAAGACTTTGAAGTTAAGCACCAAGATAAAGACATGAAGGAGAAGTTGATATCTTTGCCTGAGCTGTACCAAGACTACCCAGATTACATACCTAGAAACAAGTCTTGTTTCAAATTTCAGTGGCGCTCTTGTATCAACTTGATTCAAAATTCCTTGATCCTACACTAA